A stretch of Macadamia integrifolia cultivar HAES 741 chromosome 7, SCU_Mint_v3, whole genome shotgun sequence DNA encodes these proteins:
- the LOC122083903 gene encoding uncharacterized protein LOC122083903 has protein sequence MKWVNDLGLFAKYNRSTGKIFELGSSWHNVGDKNLLRPGIITIQERSISGKNGFGGFELPFSSKENNLNLKPSAFTIFRHFGRTGRSDSSSLSRDLLAQLWFEDRKIKRHKRKRRMIQRLRTRDAIFDNLPYFQMPGRWFSGASIPEERYSEPVRGLLKQPHLSQSPTGYLEPASPEEEKIAPLLARSNLLITRDIEWANLMLGFEQENRYAIVDACYPQSPVGLIREQSNLIARQVWYLILLDSFLRLLPCSSSFFLPFPIKSVSCSSILKSGVCFGYLIPLLTG, from the exons ATGAAGTGGGTAAACGATTTGGGTCTCTTTGCAAAGTATAATCGAAGCACAGGAAAGATTTTCGAATTGGGTTCATCATGGCATAATGTAGGAGACAAGAATTTGTTGCGACCTGGAATTATAACTATTCAAGAAAGGTCGATCTCtggaaaaaatggttttgggggATTTGAGCTTCCTTTTTCCTCTAAAGAAAACAATCTCAATTTAAAACCTAGTGCTTTTACAATATTCCGTCACTTTGGGCGGACTGGAAGAAGTGATTCTTCCTCCCTAAGTAGAGACCTTCTGGCACAGCTTTGGTTTGAGGAcaggaaaataaagagacaCAAACGCAAAAGAAGGATGATTCAACGTCTCCGTACAAGAGATGCCATATTTGACAATCTGCCTTATTTTCAAATGCCTGGAAGGTGGTTTTCTGGTGCATCTATTCCAGAAGAGAGATACAGTGAACCAGTTCGAGGACTTCTTAAGCAACCACACCTCAGCCAATCTCCCACAGGTTATTTGGAACCAGCATCCCCAGAAGAG GAGAAGATTGCACCTCTTCTTGCCAGGTCCAATTTGCTCATAACTAGAGATATAGAGTGGGCAAATCTTATGCTTGGTTTTGAGCAG GAGAATAGGTATGCAATAGTAGATGCTTGCTACCCTCAGTCG CCAGTGGGTTTGATCCGTGAGCAGAGTAATCTTATTGCTAGGCAGGTATGGTATTTGATCTTGCTGGATTCCTTTTTGAGACTTTTGCCttgttcatcttctttttttcttccttttccaatAAAATCTGTTAGTTGCTCAAGTATCTTGAAGAGTGGGGTTTGCTTTGGCTACCTAATACCATTGTTAACAGGATGa